In a genomic window of Muntiacus reevesi chromosome 1, mMunRee1.1, whole genome shotgun sequence:
- the LOC136155489 gene encoding olfactory receptor-like protein OLF4: MAPTNITRVSEFLLLGFSEEPELQPFISVLFLCMYLINVFGNLLIILAVLDRHLHTPMYFFLSNLSFVDICLTSTTIPKMLWNIQTQSKVITYEGCITQMFFFILFTGLDDFLLTVMAYDRYVAICHPLHYTVIMKPQIYGILLLVSWAISILHSLLQTLMALRLSFCGELEIPHYFCELNQMVQLACSDNFLNDMVMYFAAGLLAGAPLSGICYSYSKIVSSICGISSAQGKLKAFSTCVSHLSVVSLFYCTSLGVYLSSAATQSSHSSEIASVMYTVVTPMLNPFIYSLRSKDINRVLQAFFRKAAIKRPFVFS, encoded by the coding sequence ATGGCACCAACAAACATCACAAGAgtttcagaatttcttcttctgggattctcaGAGGAACCAGAACTGCAGCCCTTCATATCTGTGCTTTTCCTCTGCATGTACCTGATCAATGTGTTTGGAAACCTCCTCATCATCCTGGCTGTCTTAGACCGCCACCTCCatacccccatgtacttcttcctctccaacctgtcctttgtagacatctgcctcacctccaccaccatcccaaagatgctgtggaacATCCAGACACAGAGCAAAGTTATCACCTACGAAGGCTGCATCACCCAGATGtttttttttatactgttcaCAGGGTTGGATGACTTCCTCctgactgtgatggcctatgaccggtatgtggccatctgccaccccctgcACTACACGGTCATCATGAAACCCCAAATCTATGGAATTCTGCTTCTGGTTAGCTGGGCCATCAGTATCCTTCATTCCTTGTTACAGACCTTAATGGCGTTGAGACTGTCTTTCTGTGGAGAGCTGGAAATCCCTCACTATTTCTGCGAACTCAATCAGATGGTCCAACTTGCCTGTTCTGACAACTTTCTTAATGACATGGTGATGTATTTTGCAGCTGGGCTGCTGGCTGGTGCTCCCCTGTCTGGGATATGTTACTCTTACTCTAAGATAGTTTCCTCCATATGTGGAATCTCATCAGCTCAGGGAAAGCTTAAAGCCTTTTCCACCTGTGTGTCTCACCTCTCTGTGGTCTCCTTATTTTATTGTACGAGCTTAGGAGTGTACCTTAGCTCTGCTGCTACCCAGAGCTCACACTCAAGTGAAATTGCCTcagtgatgtacactgtggtcacacccatgctgaaccccttcatctataGTCTGAGGAGCAAAGACATAAACAGGGTTCTGCAAGCATTCTTCAGAAAGGCAGCTATAAAAAGGCCATTTGTTTTCAGCTGA
- the LOC136155496 gene encoding olfactory receptor 7A17-like: MAPRNITGVSEFLLMGFSEDPELQPLMFRLFLSMYLITVFGNLLIILAVSSDSHLHTPMYFFLSNLSLVDICLSSTTIPKMLWNIQTQSKGITYEGCITQIYFFTLFVVLDIFLLTAMAYDRFVAICHPLHYIVIMNPWLCALLVLLSWIISLLHALLEIIIVLRLSFCTVLEIPHFFCELNQMIQLARSVIFLDKAVMYFMPLLLAGGSLVCILYSYSKIVSSICGISSAWGKYKAFSTCASHLSLVSLFYCTGIGVYLSSTTTHSSHSSATASILYAVVTPLLNPFIYSLRNKDLKRALKILYGKKSIK; this comes from the coding sequence ATGGCACCAAGGAATATAACAGGAGTTTCAGAATTTCTTCTCATGGGATTTTCAGAGGATCCAGAATTGCAGCCTCTCATGTTCAGActtttcctctccatgtacctgatcactgtgtttggaaacctgctcatcatcctggctgtCAGCTCAGACTcacacctccacacccccatgtacttcttcctctccaacctgtccttggTAGACATCTGTTTATCttccaccaccatcccaaagatgctgtggaacATCCAGACACAGAGCAAAGGTATCACCTATGAAGGCTGCATCACCCAGATCTATTTTTTCACACTCTTTGTAGTACTGGACATCTTTCTCTTGACTgcaatggcctatgaccgctttgtggccatctgtcaccccctgcACTACATCGTCATCATGAACCCTTGGCTCTGTGCACTGCTGGTGCTATTGTCCTGGATCATCAGTCTCCTGCATGCCTTGCTGGAAATCATAATTGTATTGCGGCTGTCATTCTGTACAGTCTTAGAAATCCCTCACTTTTTCTGTGAGCTCAATCAGATGATCCAACTTGCCAGGTCTGTCATCTTTCTTGATAAAGCAGTAATGTATTTTATGCCTCTGTTGCTGGCTGGTGGTTCCCTCGTGTGTATCCTTTATTCCTACTCTAAGATAGTTTCCTCCATATGTGGAATCTCATCAGCTTGGGGGaagtataaagcattttccaCCTGTGCATCTCACCTCTCACTTGTCTCCTTATTTTATTGTACAGGCATAGGAGTATATCTTAGCTCTACTACTACCCACAGCTCACACTCAAGTGCAACAGCCTCAATATTGTATGCTGTGGTCACTCCcttgctgaaccccttcatctacagcctCAGAAATAAAGACTTAAAGAGGGCTCTGAAAATACTCTATGGaaagaaatctataaaataa